A single region of the bacterium genome encodes:
- a CDS encoding class I SAM-dependent methyltransferase, producing MTNFIVPILGISALSLFAFCYFIFTFLFVYALLFGAPYVPIPKYGLDKMIEYANVKFGQKAVDLGSGDGRIMIALAKVGAVVHGYEINPLLVLWTKWKIKKEGLEGRAFVHLKSFWDTDLSSFDIVTLFGVRKIMGRLEEKLNKELKPGAKIISFGFSFYGWEYLKKEQATFLYEKK from the coding sequence ATGACAAATTTTATAGTTCCGATTCTGGGAATTTCGGCATTATCCTTGTTCGCTTTTTGTTATTTTATTTTTACTTTTTTATTTGTTTATGCGTTGCTTTTTGGGGCGCCATATGTGCCAATTCCGAAATACGGTCTTGATAAAATGATCGAATATGCTAATGTTAAGTTTGGCCAGAAAGCGGTGGATCTGGGGAGCGGCGACGGAAGGATTATGATCGCTTTGGCCAAAGTCGGCGCAGTTGTGCATGGCTATGAAATCAATCCTTTATTGGTTTTATGGACTAAATGGAAAATTAAGAAAGAGGGGCTGGAAGGCAGAGCCTTCGTGCACTTGAAGAGTTTTTGGGATACAGACCTGTCCTCTTTTGATATTGTGACTCTTTTTGGTGTCAGAAAAATTATGGGACGGCTCGAGGAAAAATTAAATAAAGAATTAAAGCCTGGCGCGAAGATCATTTCTTTTGGATTTTCTTTTTACGGCTGGGAATATTTAAAAAAAGAGCAGGCGACGTTTTTGTATGAGAAAAAATAA